Proteins from a genomic interval of Kiloniellales bacterium:
- a CDS encoding MATE family efflux transporter, with protein MTLLPDSAFLHRSAPWRAESRALIALAVPLVMTGLAAMAITTTDVVMMGWLGPEALAAGSLGGHFYSSTFFFGMGVVTAVAPLVAQALGGRRYRLVRRSVRQGFWAGAVLSVPLCFAIWHTETILTLLGQNPETAAAAGSYLRAHVWGFPSALGFLVLAEFLAAHSRPRAVMAVSVCAVGINAVLNYGFMFGNFGFPRLELVGAGVSSAIVDTLMFLALLSFVYIDRRFRRYRILGRIWRADWPLFREVFRIGLPIAFTVLAETGLFLASSLLIGLLGTEQLAGHAIAIQLVALAFMVPYGVGQAATVRVGLAFGSGDWPGVERAGWTALSWGCGFAVLPAGLFWFAAPELVDLFLDLEQARTGQVAAYAATFLTVAVVFQFADAAQVVAMGSLRGLKDTRVPLGIAVLGYWVFGISVAVLLGFALEFGGSGIWLGLAIGLTTTAVLLIWRFRVLTGRLGRPLERRSVAWKRAGLQSNE; from the coding sequence ATGACCCTGCTGCCCGACTCCGCGTTCCTCCACCGATCGGCGCCTTGGCGCGCCGAGAGCCGGGCCTTGATCGCCCTGGCCGTGCCGCTGGTGATGACCGGCCTGGCGGCCATGGCGATCACCACGACCGACGTTGTCATGATGGGCTGGCTGGGCCCCGAGGCCTTGGCCGCCGGCTCGCTGGGCGGGCACTTCTACAGCTCGACCTTCTTTTTCGGCATGGGCGTCGTAACCGCCGTGGCGCCCCTGGTCGCGCAGGCCTTGGGCGGCCGCCGTTACCGCCTGGTGCGCCGCTCCGTCCGGCAGGGCTTCTGGGCCGGGGCCGTGCTTTCCGTGCCGCTCTGCTTCGCCATCTGGCATACCGAGACGATCCTCACCCTGCTCGGCCAGAACCCCGAGACCGCGGCGGCCGCCGGCAGCTACCTGCGGGCCCACGTGTGGGGTTTTCCGTCGGCGCTCGGCTTTCTCGTCCTCGCCGAGTTCCTCGCCGCGCATTCGCGGCCCCGGGCCGTGATGGCCGTCTCGGTCTGCGCCGTCGGCATCAACGCGGTGCTCAACTACGGCTTCATGTTCGGCAATTTCGGCTTCCCGCGGCTCGAGCTGGTCGGCGCCGGGGTCAGCAGCGCGATCGTGGACACCCTGATGTTCCTCGCCCTGTTGAGCTTCGTGTACATCGACCGGCGCTTCCGGCGCTACCGCATCCTCGGGCGGATATGGCGAGCGGACTGGCCGCTGTTCCGCGAAGTCTTCCGCATCGGCCTGCCGATCGCCTTCACCGTCTTGGCCGAGACCGGCCTGTTCCTGGCCTCCTCGCTGCTGATCGGCCTGCTGGGGACCGAGCAGCTCGCCGGGCATGCGATCGCCATTCAGCTGGTCGCGCTGGCCTTCATGGTGCCCTACGGGGTCGGGCAGGCGGCCACGGTCCGGGTCGGGCTGGCCTTCGGCTCCGGCGACTGGCCGGGCGTCGAACGGGCCGGCTGGACCGCGCTCTCCTGGGGTTGCGGCTTCGCCGTTCTGCCGGCCGGCCTCTTCTGGTTCGCCGCGCCGGAGCTGGTCGACCTGTTTCTCGACCTCGAGCAGGCCAGAACCGGTCAGGTCGCGGCCTACGCCGCGACCTTCCTGACGGTCGCCGTTGTGTTCCAGTTCGCCGATGCGGCGCAGGTGGTCGCCATGGGCTCCCTGCGGGGCTTGAAGGATACCCGCGTGCCTCTCGGCATCGCGGTGCTCGGCTACTGGGTTTTCGGCATCTCGGTCGCCGTCCTGCTTGGTTTCGCGCTGGAGTTCGGCGGCTCGGGGATCTGGCTGGGTCTCGCCATCGGGCTGACCACGACGGCCGTCCTCTTGATCTGGCGCTTCCGTGTTTTGACGGGGCGGCTCGGACGGCCGCTCGAGCGGCGCTCGGTTGCATGGAAGCGCGCCGGGCTCCAATCCAACGAGTGA
- a CDS encoding trimethylamine methyltransferase family protein translates to MARQRRERGRGALRRERAPSGGLKQLPFRQVRNPYPPMEIASADQIEALHRASLEILRDMGMNFLLPEAREILKRAGAEVTEGDPRVRFDPDLIEESIKSAPPVFTLHARNPAHSLTIGGDVINYCMVGSPPNASDLEGGRRQGNFEDYCNLLRLGQSLNICHLIAGHPVEPTDIPPDLRHLRAISTALKLSDKAMFGYSLGRRRILDVIEMLRLVRGLSEKELTQQTSLFTIINANSPLQYDVPMLWGMIEMARTNQAIVVTPFTLAGAMAPVTLAGALAQQNAEALAGIAFCQIVNPGCPVIYGGFTSNVDMKTGAPAFGTPEYSKAVLVGGQLARRYRVPYRSSNVNASNHPDVQSAYESMNSIWATALGHTNMVKHALGWLEGGLCASFEKVIIDAEMLQEMSEFLLPLEIDDATLGLEAIRDVGPGGHYFGTAHTLERYETAFYDPILSDWRNFETWSEAGSIDATWRAHRIYKEVLADYQEPPMDPGIREALDDFVERRIAEGGASAED, encoded by the coding sequence ATGGCACGACAGAGACGTGAACGCGGGCGCGGCGCGCTGCGCCGGGAACGGGCCCCTTCGGGCGGCCTCAAGCAGCTGCCGTTCCGGCAGGTCCGCAACCCTTACCCGCCGATGGAGATTGCCTCCGCGGACCAGATCGAAGCGCTACACCGGGCCTCGCTCGAGATCCTGCGCGATATGGGCATGAACTTCCTGCTCCCCGAGGCCCGGGAGATCTTGAAGCGGGCCGGGGCCGAGGTCACCGAGGGTGATCCCCGGGTGCGCTTCGATCCGGACCTGATCGAGGAGAGCATCAAAAGCGCGCCGCCGGTCTTCACCCTGCATGCCCGTAACCCGGCCCATTCGCTGACCATCGGCGGCGACGTGATCAACTACTGCATGGTCGGTAGCCCACCCAACGCGTCCGACCTGGAGGGCGGCCGGCGCCAGGGCAATTTCGAGGACTACTGCAACCTGCTGCGCCTCGGCCAAAGCCTCAACATCTGTCACCTGATCGCCGGCCATCCGGTTGAACCGACGGACATCCCGCCCGACCTGCGCCACCTCCGGGCCATTTCGACGGCGCTGAAGCTCTCTGACAAGGCGATGTTCGGCTACTCGCTGGGGCGCCGGCGCATCCTGGACGTGATCGAGATGCTGCGCCTGGTGCGCGGGCTGTCCGAGAAAGAGCTGACGCAGCAGACCAGCCTCTTCACCATCATCAACGCCAACTCGCCGCTGCAGTACGACGTGCCCATGCTCTGGGGCATGATCGAAATGGCGCGGACCAACCAGGCCATCGTGGTTACGCCCTTCACCTTGGCCGGCGCCATGGCGCCGGTCACCCTGGCGGGTGCCCTCGCCCAGCAGAACGCCGAGGCGCTCGCGGGCATCGCCTTCTGCCAGATCGTCAATCCCGGCTGCCCGGTCATCTATGGCGGCTTCACCTCGAACGTCGACATGAAGACCGGCGCACCGGCCTTCGGCACGCCCGAGTACAGCAAAGCGGTCCTGGTCGGCGGCCAGCTGGCCCGGCGCTACCGCGTGCCCTACCGCTCCTCCAACGTCAACGCCTCGAACCACCCCGACGTGCAGTCGGCCTACGAGTCGATGAACTCGATATGGGCCACGGCGCTCGGCCACACCAACATGGTCAAGCACGCGCTCGGCTGGCTCGAGGGCGGGCTCTGCGCCTCCTTCGAGAAGGTCATCATCGACGCCGAGATGCTGCAGGAGATGTCCGAGTTCCTGCTGCCGCTGGAGATCGACGACGCCACCCTGGGCTTGGAAGCGATCCGCGACGTCGGGCCCGGTGGCCACTACTTCGGCACCGCCCACACCCTGGAACGCTACGAGACGGCGTTCTACGACCCGATCCTCTCGGACTGGCGCAACTTCGAGACCTGGTCCGAGGCCGGTTCGATCGACGCGACCTGGCGGGCGCACAGGATCTACAAGGAGGTGCTGGCCGATTACCAGGAACCGCCGATGGACCCGGGCATCCGCGAGGCACTCGACGACTTCGTCGAACGCCGCATCGCCGAAGGCGGCGCGTCGGCCGAGGATTGA
- the speD gene encoding adenosylmethionine decarboxylase — protein sequence MSDAHLFQLGMDLDRGSSTAQTENEALEDGTETAPADRKDYFKERDGVAYAGTHLIIDLMGAHRLDDLAHIDQTLRRCAEQAGATLLHVHLHHFTPNQGVSGVAVLAESHISIHTWPERAYAALDVFMCGDTEPLKAVEEMRRAFSPARVAVSEHLRGKGA from the coding sequence ATGTCGGACGCTCACCTCTTCCAATTGGGGATGGACTTGGATCGAGGTTCAAGCACCGCCCAAACGGAGAACGAGGCACTAGAGGACGGCACCGAAACGGCGCCGGCCGATCGCAAGGACTATTTCAAAGAGCGGGACGGCGTGGCCTACGCCGGTACGCACCTGATCATCGACTTGATGGGCGCGCATCGGCTCGACGATCTCGCCCACATCGACCAGACCTTGCGACGATGCGCTGAACAGGCGGGCGCGACGCTTCTCCACGTGCACCTGCATCACTTCACCCCGAACCAGGGCGTGTCCGGGGTCGCCGTGCTCGCGGAGTCGCACATCAGCATCCACACCTGGCCCGAGCGTGCCTACGCGGCCCTCGACGTCTTCATGTGCGGCGACACCGAGCCGCTCAAGGCGGTCGAGGAGATGCGCCGGGCCTTCTCGCCGGCCCGGGTCGCCGTTTCGGAGCACCTGCGGGGCAAGGGCGCGTAA
- a CDS encoding DUF4437 domain-containing protein has translation MRLEGLLSFVLLSFVTTVYLGAQAAAEPATKVVTTSEIEWEQLNPLRGDKSPKAGTLWGNRTGPGPAGFLLKPADGFKSPPHIHNVAYRGVVISGLIHNDDPDAEEMYMAAGSFWTQPAGGVHITAAKGADTLAYIEVEDGFGVLPAKEAFDDGERPINVDASNLVWLDAKHTHWIGRSEMARSQDGPQVAFLWGNPRDGQLNGTLVRLPAGFAGELQTQGSSFRAVVIQGRPTHGSSTESGVTALEAGSYFGSEGKARHRISCEAPEACILYLRTDGAFKVLPS, from the coding sequence ATGCGCTTGGAAGGGCTTTTATCGTTCGTTCTGCTTTCCTTTGTCACCACCGTCTACCTCGGTGCACAGGCCGCAGCGGAGCCGGCGACAAAGGTCGTCACAACCTCCGAGATCGAGTGGGAGCAGCTCAATCCCCTGCGCGGCGACAAAAGTCCGAAAGCCGGGACGCTCTGGGGCAACCGCACAGGTCCCGGGCCGGCGGGCTTTCTGCTCAAGCCGGCGGACGGCTTCAAGTCGCCGCCCCATATCCACAATGTCGCTTACCGCGGCGTGGTGATCAGCGGACTCATTCACAACGATGACCCGGACGCCGAGGAAATGTACATGGCGGCGGGGTCATTCTGGACCCAGCCGGCCGGAGGCGTGCACATAACAGCGGCCAAGGGTGCCGACACACTGGCCTACATCGAGGTCGAGGACGGCTTCGGCGTCCTACCCGCGAAGGAAGCCTTCGACGACGGTGAGAGGCCGATCAACGTGGATGCGTCGAACCTCGTCTGGTTGGATGCAAAGCACACCCACTGGATCGGCCGGTCCGAAATGGCGAGGTCTCAAGATGGACCGCAGGTGGCCTTCCTCTGGGGAAATCCGCGCGACGGGCAGCTGAACGGGACGCTGGTCAGGCTGCCGGCCGGTTTTGCCGGAGAGCTGCAAACCCAGGGTTCGAGCTTCCGCGCCGTGGTGATCCAAGGTCGACCCACGCATGGGTCGTCGACCGAGAGCGGCGTCACCGCCCTGGAGGCGGGCAGCTATTTCGGCTCGGAGGGGAAGGCGAGGCATCGGATTTCCTGCGAAGCCCCGGAGGCGTGCATCCTCTACCTGCGCACGGACGGAGCGTTCAAAGTCCTTCCTTCGTGA
- a CDS encoding long-chain fatty acid--CoA ligase, which produces MRLRAALDRLSGWLGLRPAPAPEPQRPHPWEASYPDGLVWDIDITPRPLPELVAQAVARYGDKPCLEFLGKRYNYKDFGSLVDRAAKGFQELGVTKGTRVGLFLPNSPYYVICYHAILKAGGTVVNFNPLYAEREIARQINDSGARILVTMNLKPLYRKVEGRLEDSCLEKIVACRMTSILPFPERALFALMKRGEVSAVPKDEHHIHFEKLVGNDGLCTPVAINPETDIAVLQFTGGTTGVPMGAKLTHANLFANLIQTRTWATGVQRGEERMLAVLPLFHVFGMTAVMNVGLEVGAEIILLPRFKVSEVLKTIDKLRPTVFMGVPTMYSAINGQKDLERYDLSSLQYCLSGGAALAYPIKKKFETLTGCVLVEGYGLTEAGPVCTINPFAGLNKPNSIGLPIPGTTVKIASLKDPDRFLGIGEHGEICILGPQVMAGFENQPEADAKALRGGVLHTGDVGYIDADGYVFLIDRIKDLIITGGFNVYPRMVEEAVMLHSAVEEVVVCGVPDRHRGEIVKAYIKRRPGAALTAAELRQFLADKLASFAMPRRVEFRDELPRTLLGKPSRRKLVEEELAKRAEEAAAES; this is translated from the coding sequence ATGCGTCTGCGCGCGGCGTTGGACCGGCTGTCCGGATGGCTCGGTTTGCGGCCCGCTCCTGCGCCCGAGCCTCAGCGGCCCCACCCTTGGGAAGCCTCCTATCCCGATGGGCTCGTTTGGGACATCGACATCACGCCGCGGCCGCTCCCCGAACTGGTCGCCCAGGCGGTCGCGCGCTATGGCGACAAGCCATGCCTGGAGTTCCTGGGCAAGCGCTACAACTACAAGGATTTCGGCAGCCTGGTCGATCGGGCCGCCAAGGGCTTCCAGGAACTGGGCGTCACCAAGGGAACCCGCGTCGGCCTGTTCCTCCCCAACTCGCCCTACTACGTGATCTGCTATCACGCGATCCTCAAGGCGGGTGGGACCGTCGTCAATTTCAACCCGCTCTACGCCGAACGGGAGATAGCCCGGCAGATTAACGATTCCGGCGCCCGCATCCTGGTCACCATGAACCTGAAGCCGCTCTATCGAAAGGTGGAGGGCCGGCTCGAGGACAGCTGCCTCGAGAAGATCGTCGCCTGCCGGATGACCAGCATCCTGCCGTTCCCGGAAAGGGCGCTCTTCGCGCTGATGAAGCGCGGCGAGGTGAGCGCCGTCCCGAAGGACGAGCACCACATCCATTTCGAGAAGCTGGTCGGCAACGACGGTCTCTGCACGCCGGTGGCGATCAATCCCGAGACCGACATCGCTGTACTGCAGTTCACCGGGGGGACGACCGGCGTCCCCATGGGCGCCAAGCTGACCCACGCCAACCTCTTCGCCAATCTTATCCAGACCCGGACCTGGGCGACCGGTGTTCAGCGGGGCGAGGAGCGGATGCTCGCCGTGCTGCCCCTGTTCCACGTCTTCGGCATGACCGCGGTCATGAACGTGGGTCTCGAGGTCGGTGCAGAGATCATTCTGCTGCCGCGCTTCAAGGTCAGCGAAGTGCTGAAGACGATCGACAAGCTGCGGCCGACTGTGTTCATGGGCGTGCCGACCATGTATTCGGCGATCAACGGCCAGAAGGACCTGGAGAGATACGACCTCTCCAGCCTCCAGTACTGCCTCTCGGGCGGCGCTGCGCTGGCCTATCCGATCAAGAAGAAATTCGAGACCCTGACCGGCTGTGTGCTGGTCGAAGGCTATGGCCTGACCGAGGCGGGGCCCGTCTGCACGATCAACCCCTTCGCCGGATTGAACAAGCCGAACTCCATCGGCCTGCCGATCCCCGGTACCACGGTCAAGATCGCGTCGCTGAAGGACCCCGACCGCTTCCTGGGAATCGGCGAGCACGGCGAGATCTGCATCCTCGGCCCCCAGGTGATGGCCGGCTTCGAGAATCAGCCGGAGGCCGACGCGAAGGCGCTGCGCGGCGGGGTCCTCCATACCGGCGACGTCGGCTACATCGACGCGGACGGCTACGTCTTCCTGATCGATCGCATTAAGGACCTGATCATAACCGGCGGTTTCAACGTTTATCCGCGCATGGTCGAGGAGGCTGTGATGCTCCACTCCGCGGTCGAGGAGGTGGTCGTCTGCGGCGTGCCGGACCGCCATCGCGGCGAGATCGTCAAGGCCTACATCAAGCGCCGTCCGGGCGCCGCGCTGACCGCGGCCGAGCTGCGCCAGTTCCTGGCCGACAAGCTGGCCAGCTTCGCCATGCCGCGGCGGGTCGAGTTCCGCGACGAGCTGCCCCGGACGCTGCTCGGCAAGCCCTCGCGCCGCAAGCTGGTAGAGGAGGAATTGGCCAAGCGCGCGGAAGAAGCCGCCGCCGAAAGCTAA